A window of the Penaeus monodon isolate SGIC_2016 chromosome 38, NSTDA_Pmon_1, whole genome shotgun sequence genome harbors these coding sequences:
- the LOC119596594 gene encoding uncharacterized protein LOC119596594 — MYKNACKEMTATCKWARNRWQEDTKRKLSTLGAGSKEWWSLVKEYQGETRESTIPPLTQPDGTTASSNREKANLLGSLFSRKMTVPDANRTPPEIPSICHEQLPGLQICCVRTKEILQNLNTKKHQVQMISARKLSAGVRLSYPSLYHLSSSRASKKAAGPPFGRKQE, encoded by the exons atgtacaaaaatgcTTGCAAAGAAATGACAGCCACCTGCAAATGGGCCCGCAACAGATGGCAAGAAGACACGAAGAGGAAACTGTCAACTCTGGGAGCAGGCAGCAAG GAGTGGTGGTCGCTCGTCAAGGAGTACCAAGGGGAAACCCGGGAATCCACAATACCTCCACTAACCCAGCCCGATGGAACAACTGCATCGAGTAATCGGGAAAAAGCTAACCTTCTGGGAAGCTTATTCAGCCGCAAAATGACAGTGCCAGATGCTAACAGGACACCTCCGGAGATACCCTCAATATGCCATGAGCAACTCCCTGGTCTTCAAATCTGTTGCGTCAGAACAAAAGAGATCCTTCAGAACCTAAACACAAAAAAGCACCAGGTTCAGATGATATCAGCCCGCAAACTCTCCGCTGGTGTGCGGCTGAGTTATCCCAGCCTTTATCATCTATCTTCCAGTCGTGCATCGAAGAAAGCTGCTGGCCCACCATTTGGAAGGAAGCAAGAGTGA